One segment of Acidovorax sp. DW039 DNA contains the following:
- a CDS encoding recombinase family protein, whose product MDKGELPLPQNEQSNFRAAEYVRMSTEHQQYSTYNQVARIREYAQQRGIEVVKTYADEGKSGLRITGRLALQQLIEDVESGAADFSMVLVYDVSRWGRFQDADESAYYEYRCKRAGIQVVYCAEQFENDGSPISTIVKGVKRTMAGEYSRELSTKVFAGQCRLIELGYRQGGPAGFGLRRLLVDQTGTSKAELARGEHKSLQTDRVVLIPGPQEEVQVVQSIYRWFVNDGLSETEIASRLNGSAIRTDLGREWNRATVHEVLINEKYIGSNVYNRVSFKLRKLRVVNPSDMWIRKEDAFPAIVAKQDFYTAQGIIRARSRRYSDEELIERLRNLFQHHQALSGLIINSTEGMPSSSVYAHRFGSLVRAYKLVGFVPSRDFQYVEINRHLRRMHPAIVVQTEEKMAALGGSVRRDPLTDLLYINEEFSVSIVLARCQRRESGQLFWKMRFDTGLAPDLAVAVRLDLSNQSALDYYLWPRLDFGNPRISLGEHNPVELENYRFDNLDYFYGMAARTRLRRAA is encoded by the coding sequence ATGGATAAGGGCGAACTTCCATTGCCACAAAATGAGCAATCGAACTTCCGCGCGGCGGAGTACGTGCGGATGTCGACTGAGCACCAGCAATACTCCACATATAACCAAGTCGCTCGCATTCGGGAGTACGCCCAGCAACGCGGGATTGAGGTGGTGAAAACCTATGCCGACGAAGGTAAGAGCGGGCTTCGGATTACCGGGCGGCTCGCCTTGCAACAGCTCATTGAGGACGTGGAATCGGGTGCGGCGGACTTCTCCATGGTGCTCGTCTACGACGTTAGCCGTTGGGGACGCTTCCAAGATGCGGATGAGAGCGCGTACTACGAATATCGGTGCAAGCGGGCAGGTATCCAAGTGGTCTACTGCGCGGAGCAGTTTGAGAATGATGGCTCGCCCATCTCAACCATCGTCAAGGGCGTGAAGCGAACCATGGCTGGCGAGTACAGCCGGGAGTTGTCAACGAAAGTGTTTGCAGGCCAGTGCCGGCTGATCGAGTTAGGTTACCGACAAGGAGGACCTGCGGGCTTTGGATTGCGTCGACTACTAGTTGATCAGACGGGGACGAGCAAAGCTGAATTGGCACGTGGTGAGCACAAAAGCTTGCAAACCGACAGGGTCGTGTTGATTCCTGGCCCCCAGGAAGAGGTGCAGGTCGTTCAAAGTATCTACCGTTGGTTCGTCAATGACGGCTTGTCTGAAACGGAGATCGCCTCGCGATTGAACGGCTCGGCCATCCGCACAGATCTGGGTCGCGAATGGAACAGAGCCACCGTTCACGAGGTCCTCATCAACGAGAAGTACATCGGCAGCAACGTCTACAACCGGGTGTCCTTCAAGCTGCGCAAGCTGAGAGTTGTCAATCCTTCGGATATGTGGATTCGTAAGGAAGACGCCTTCCCTGCCATCGTCGCCAAGCAGGACTTCTACACCGCGCAAGGCATCATCCGCGCACGCTCACGCCGCTATTCAGACGAGGAGTTGATCGAGCGACTTCGCAACCTCTTTCAGCACCACCAAGCGCTGTCTGGGCTCATCATCAATTCGACTGAGGGCATGCCATCCTCTTCGGTCTACGCCCATCGCTTCGGCAGCTTGGTACGTGCTTACAAACTTGTTGGTTTCGTCCCATCGCGCGATTTTCAATATGTCGAAATCAACCGGCATCTGCGCCGGATGCATCCGGCCATCGTCGTGCAAACCGAGGAGAAGATGGCGGCGTTGGGCGGTAGCGTACGACGCGATCCACTCACCGATCTCCTGTATATCAATGAGGAGTTCAGCGTCTCTATCGTTCTGGCTCGTTGTCAGCGCCGCGAATCTGGGCAATTGTTCTGGAAGATGCGGTTCGACACGGGGCTTGCCCCCGATCTCGCAGTTGCGGTACGTCTGGATCTTTCCAACCAGTCTGCTCTGGATTACTACTTGTGGCCAAGGCTGGACTTCGGTAATCCCCGCATTAGTTTGGGAGAACACAATCCAGTGGAACTGGAGAACTATAGATTCGACAATCTGGACTACTTCTACGGAATGGCAGCACGGACGCGGCTACGGAGAGCGGCATGA